The Pseudoliparis swirei isolate HS2019 ecotype Mariana Trench chromosome 1, NWPU_hadal_v1, whole genome shotgun sequence genome has a window encoding:
- the tfpi2 gene encoding tissue factor pathway inhibitor 2, with translation MEFCTLALLTLFSSVYSVLALSPKGACLLQVDEGPCRAELERYYYNTITQKCETFSYGGCKGNANNFNSYQECLKSCFRIPKVPQICRFPKEEGPCRALLRRYFFNMTTMQCESFYYGGCQGNNNRFKDLTACKEYCSPRKTIPVLCLDPLDKGRCSASIPRFYYNTVTKMCNKFVYSGCGGSSNNFVSRQSCMSVCVKEKKNTNQGKGFRMRRNRKNRITFLQA, from the exons ATGGAGTTTTGCACATTAGCGCTGTTGACACTTTTCTCCTCGGTTTACAGCGTGTTGGCGCTGTCACCTAAAG GCGCGTGTCTCCTTCAAGTGGACGAGGGACCTTGCAGAGCAGAACTTGAGCGCTACTACTACAATACTATCACCCAGAAGTGCGAGACCTTCTCCTATGGAGGTTGCAAAGGGAATGCCAATAACTTCAACAGTTATCAGGAGTGCCTCAAATCGTGTTTCAGAATCCCAA AGGTTCCCCAAATCTGCAGGTTTCCTAAAGAGGAGGGACCGTGCCGTGCACTCTTGCGCCGCTACTTCTTCAACATGACTACCATGCAGTGCGAGTCCTTTTACTACGGTGGCTGCCAGGGCAACAACAATCGCTTCAAGGATCTCACCGCTTGCAAGGAGTACTGCAGTCCACGAAAAA CTATTCCTGTGCTGTGCCTGGATCCTCTGGACAAAGGGAGGTGTTCAGCCTCCATTCCTCGCTTTTACTACAACACAGTCACCAAGATGTGCAACAAGTTTGTCTACTCAGGCTGCGGAGGGAGCAGCAACAATTTTGTCTCCAGGCAGAGCTGCATGAGCGTGTGTGTCAAAG agaaaaaaaacaccaaccaaGGCAAAGGTTTTCGAATGAGACGGAACCGAAAAAACCGGATCACTTTCTTGCAGGCGTAG
- the gngt1 gene encoding guanine nucleotide-binding protein G(T) subunit gamma-T1, whose amino-acid sequence MPVINIDDLTDKDKAEMQVNQLKNETKLERWLTSKCCEEIKDYIQAAEEEDTLVKGISEDKNPFKEKGGCVVC is encoded by the exons ATGCCGGTCATAAACATTGACGACCTGACGGACAAGGACAAGGCTGAAATGCAAGTAAACCAActaaaaaatgaaacaaaacttGAGAGGTGGTTG ACATCTAAATGCTGTGAGGAAATCAAGGACTATATTcaggctgcagaggaggaggacacccTCGTCAAAGGCATTTCAGAGGACAAGAACCCCTTCAAGGAGAAAGGTGGCTGTGTCGTCTGCTAG